A genomic region of Nymphaea colorata isolate Beijing-Zhang1983 chromosome 2, ASM883128v2, whole genome shotgun sequence contains the following coding sequences:
- the LOC116247116 gene encoding auxin-induced protein 15A-like: protein MMSIRLPLSILAKKQGAGVPKGHFAVYVGESRKRFVIPTSYLNNPTFQALLRRAEEEFGFEHPNGLAIPCNEDVFQAFTAQMACA from the coding sequence ATGATGAGCATTCGCCTGCCACTTTCGATTCTTGCCAAGAAACAGGGTGCTGGTGTCCCTAAGGGGCATTTTGCTGTTTATGTCGGGGAGAGCCGAAAGCGGTTTGTGATTCCAACATCCTACTTGAACAATCCAACTTTCCAAGCATTGCTAAGAAGAGCAGAAGAGGAGTTTGGATTTGAGCATCCCAATGGCCTCGCAATTCCATGCAATGAAGATGTCTTTCAAGCATTCACAGCACAAATGGCATGTGCATAG
- the LOC116247469 gene encoding auxin-induced protein 6B-like translates to MTSIRLSLTILAKKQAAAVFKGHLAAYVGDRRKRFAIPTPYLKNPSFQALLRRAEEEFGFEHHSGLAIPCNEDAFQAFKAHMSCAYCKHSMLNFVNVVSFFSPFVYIDQSPTATELLIEIQSVSKN, encoded by the coding sequence ATGACGAGCATTCGCCTGTCTCTGACAATTCTTGCCAAGAAACAGGCAGCTGCAGTCTTTAAGGGGCATTTGGCTGCCTATGTCGGCGACAGACGGAAGCGATTTGCGATTCCAACACCCTACTTGAAGAATCCTAGCTTCCAGGCATTGCTAAGAAGAGCAGAAGAGGAGTTTGGTTTTGAGCATCACAGTGGCCTTGCAATTCCATGCAATGAAGATGCCTTCCAAGCATTCAAAGCACATATGTCTTGCGCATACTGCAAACATTCCATGCTCAATTTTGTCAACgttgtctcatttttttctccctttgtGTACATAGATCAAAGTCCCACTGCTACCGAATTACTGATAGAAATACAATCAGTTTCCAAAAATTGA